One Cucurbita pepo subsp. pepo cultivar mu-cu-16 chromosome LG20, ASM280686v2, whole genome shotgun sequence genomic window carries:
- the LOC111782620 gene encoding myosin heavy chain, fast skeletal muscle-like isoform X2 produces MLSRRSSSYSSSDLEELIEIETRCRQLKKEKDTLIDSRPQSFELIRRLELHVKSLSEAREEDRLCIENLEKRLTNCTQEIDYLQDQLCLRNTELNYLVDHIENLEFKLVHMERLQVRAGKLEEEVKRSNLESLFLMQKLDDKEKKLRESNSNVEKLEESISSMTLESQCEIEIMKLDMVAMEQRFLETKKVQEEALHLNDKKDRLIWQLQNAQKNIVSLEKEKKELQRELDMTTRNASTFCRSVEDLIENKERSQNTVCFSNVQDSKLTSLLETSCGELFGHLIPKLAVALFVDANSEVKMNEKAKQIQDYELLVKQLKEEVREEKLKAKEEAEDLAQEMAELRYQITGLLEEECKRRACIEQASLQRISQLEAQVLKERNRSFAVARCMCEI; encoded by the exons ATGTTGAGTCGCAGGAGCAGTAGCTATAGTTCATCTGATTTAGAGGAACTTATAGAGATTGAGACAAGATGTCGGCAG ctaaagaaagaaaaggacacACTAATAGATTCACGGCCTCAAAGCTTTGAATTGATAAGG CGACTAGAACTACATGTGAAATCCTTATCAGAAGCACGCGAGGAAGACAGGCTATGCATTGAAAACTTGGAGAAGCGGTTAACAAACTGCACTCAGGAAATAG ATTACCTGCAGGATCAATTATGTTTAAGGAACACAGAATTAAACTACCTGGTTGATCACATTGAAAACCTCGAATTTAAATTAGTTCACATGGAGCGTTTGCAAGTAAGGGCTGGCAAGTTAGAGGAAGAGGTGAAGCGTTCAAACTTAGAGTCCCTCTTCTTGATGCAGAAATTGGATGACAAGGAAAAGAAGCTACGAGAATCAAATTCCAATGTAGAAAAACTTGAGGAGTCCATCTCATCTATGACATTGGAGTCTCAATGTGAAATTGAGATTATGAAATTGGATATGGTGGCCATGGAGCAGCGTTTCTTAGAAACCAAGAAAGTTCAGGAAGAGGCTCTTCATCTGAATGATAAAAAGGATAGATTGATTTGGCAGCTTCAGAATGCACAGAAAAATATCGTATCtctggagaaagaaaaaaaggaacttCAAAGAGAGCTGGATATGACAACAAGAAATGCCTCCACATTTTGTCGAAGTGTTGAGGACTTGATTGAAAACAAGGAAAGATCACAAAATACTGTGTGTTTCTCAAATGTCCAGGATAGCAAGTTGACATCACTACTTGAGACTAG TTGTGGCGAACTCTTCGGCCATCTTATTCCAAAATTAGCAGTTGCACTATTTGTAGATGCAAATTCAGAAGTCAAAATGAATGAGAAGGCAAAGCAGATACAAGATTATGAACTTCTTGTGAAGCAACTGAAG GAGGAGGTAAGAGAGGAGAAGttgaaagcaaaagaagaagcagaggaCCTTGCTCAAGAAATGGCTGAGCTAAGGTACCAAATTACTGGTTTGCTTGAAGAAGAGTGCAAGCGCCGGGCTTGCATTGAACAGGCGTCTTTACAGAGAATTTCTCAGTTAGAGGCACAG GTTCTAAAAGAACGGAACAGATCATTTGCTGTCGCAAGGTGCATGTGCGAGATATAG
- the LOC111783636 gene encoding SNAP25 homologous protein SNAP33-like, giving the protein MFGSRKAHLRIGKHSSTPNPFESDDGVKAKQNQVSAQRTSSDPSLVTENFGSNPFDDDHGHAPSSSGSLTWSERNKYKNDFRDSGGIENQSVQELENYAVYKSEETTKAVNGCLKIAEEIRDDATQTLVALHQQGEQINRTHMVAADIDYDLSRGEKLLGNLGGMFSKTWKPKKTRPISGPVISSEDLVRRKGNHMEQKEKLGLTRHKDRTNTKAAYAEPTSAIQKDEVEKVKQDDALSDMSDILVELKEMAVDMGCEIDRQNHALDHASVDVEVIGDRVKDANRRGRRLLGK; this is encoded by the exons ATGTTTGGTTCAAGGAAGGCTCATTTGAGGATAGGAAAACATAGTTCTACCCCGAACCCTTTTGAGTCTGACGATGGTGTTAAAGCTAAGCAAAACCAGGTTTCTGCACAAAGGACTTCGTCAGACCCTTCATTAGTGACGGAGAATTTTGGCTCCAATCCTTTTGATGATGATCATGGACATGCTCCCTCTTCTTCAGGTTCACTAACTTGGTCAGAAAGGAACAAGTACAAGAATGATTTCCGTGACTCGGGAGGAATAGAAAACCAATCAGTGCAGGAGCTGGAGAATTATGCTGTTTATAAGTCTGAGGAGACAACAAAAGCAGTGAATGGCTGTCTAAAGATTGCTGAAGAGATAAGGGATGATGCTACCCAAACTTTGGTTGCCTTGCATCAGCAGGGTGAGCAAATTAACAGGACTCATATGGTTGCTGCTGACATTGATTATGACCTCAGTCGG GGAGAGAAACTGCTGGGAAATCTAGGGGGAATGTTCTCTAAGACATGGAAGCCAAAGAAAACTCGACCAATATCAGGACCTGTTATAAGCTCAG AGGATTTAGTTAGAAGAAAGGGCAACCACATGGAGCAGAAGGAAAAGTTAGGATTGACACGTCATAAGGACCGGACCAATACAAAAGCTGCATATGCCGAACCTACCAGTGCAATTCAAAAAGATGAG GTAGAAAAGGTGAAGCAAGATGATGCACTATCTGACATGAGCGATATCTTGGTAGAGCTGAAGGAAATGGCTGTTGACATGGGTTGTGAAATTGATAG GCAGAACCATGCTCTGGATCACGCTTCTGTTGATGTTGAGGTGATCGGTGACCGAGTTAAAGATGCCAACCGACGGGGTCGTCGTCTGCTCGGGAAATAG
- the LOC111782620 gene encoding shootin-1-like isoform X3 has protein sequence MFLIVIELVPRIQIRSEVTKLSIFSVLHVQVLAPVHSSKSKDFVSPMLSRRSSSYSSSDLEELIEIETRCRQLKKEKDTLIDSRPQSFELIRRLELHVKSLSEAREEDRLCIENLEKRLTNCTQEIDYLQDQLCLRNTELNYLVDHIENLEFKLVHMERLQVRAGKLEEEVKRSNLESLFLMQKLDDKEKKLRESNSNVEKLEESISSMTLESQCEIEIMKLDMVAMEQRFLETKKVQEEALHLNDKKDRLIWQLQNAQKNIVSLEKEKKELQRELDMTTRNASTFCRSVEDLIENKERSQNTVCFSNVQDSKLTSLLETSCGELFGHLIPKLAVALFVDANSEVKMNEKAKQIQDYELLVKQLKAI, from the exons ATGTTTTTGATTGTTATTGAGTTGGTTCCGAGAATTCAAATTCGATCCGAAGTTACGAAGTTATCGATATTCTCAG TTTTGCATGTCCAGGTACTTGCCCCTGTGCATTCCTCTAAGTCGAAGGATTTTGTTTCACCAATGTTGAGTCGCAGGAGCAGTAGCTATAGTTCATCTGATTTAGAGGAACTTATAGAGATTGAGACAAGATGTCGGCAG ctaaagaaagaaaaggacacACTAATAGATTCACGGCCTCAAAGCTTTGAATTGATAAGG CGACTAGAACTACATGTGAAATCCTTATCAGAAGCACGCGAGGAAGACAGGCTATGCATTGAAAACTTGGAGAAGCGGTTAACAAACTGCACTCAGGAAATAG ATTACCTGCAGGATCAATTATGTTTAAGGAACACAGAATTAAACTACCTGGTTGATCACATTGAAAACCTCGAATTTAAATTAGTTCACATGGAGCGTTTGCAAGTAAGGGCTGGCAAGTTAGAGGAAGAGGTGAAGCGTTCAAACTTAGAGTCCCTCTTCTTGATGCAGAAATTGGATGACAAGGAAAAGAAGCTACGAGAATCAAATTCCAATGTAGAAAAACTTGAGGAGTCCATCTCATCTATGACATTGGAGTCTCAATGTGAAATTGAGATTATGAAATTGGATATGGTGGCCATGGAGCAGCGTTTCTTAGAAACCAAGAAAGTTCAGGAAGAGGCTCTTCATCTGAATGATAAAAAGGATAGATTGATTTGGCAGCTTCAGAATGCACAGAAAAATATCGTATCtctggagaaagaaaaaaaggaacttCAAAGAGAGCTGGATATGACAACAAGAAATGCCTCCACATTTTGTCGAAGTGTTGAGGACTTGATTGAAAACAAGGAAAGATCACAAAATACTGTGTGTTTCTCAAATGTCCAGGATAGCAAGTTGACATCACTACTTGAGACTAG TTGTGGCGAACTCTTCGGCCATCTTATTCCAAAATTAGCAGTTGCACTATTTGTAGATGCAAATTCAGAAGTCAAAATGAATGAGAAGGCAAAGCAGATACAAGATTATGAACTTCTTGTGAAGCAACTGAAG GCAATATGA
- the LOC111783637 gene encoding uncharacterized protein LOC111783637 gives METLTHQRRLSSSDSGRHNKDASIKPRDGIPQQKTRSSKEGTDKKESKKLRWYFANEMNEDYDSRDLEFATAAASAAFAIRSQEETDLQYQKKKRGSLETPLTKVKTRKDDITRRPSNKETTNPGQSSIKKPTGHEKDSITGIPLPPPRRSLVETRADVWERHNMEKIRKRYEKMKLSIHAWENKKKMHAKLHKEKKMAELENKKALFLQNYQDNIVRIDQITEGARAQLEQKRRREEKKARETANRIRSTGRLPVTCFCIQYH, from the exons ATGGAAACTTTGACTCATCAAAGAAG GCTGAGTTCTTCGGATTCAGGACGACATAATAAAGATGCTTCCATCAAACCAAGAGATGGAATTCCACAGCAAAAAACAAGATCCTCCAAAGAGGGTACTGATAAAAAGGAGTCCAAGAAGTTACGGTGGTATTTTGCAAACGAAATGAATGAGGATTATGATTCAAGGGATTTAGAGTTTGCCACTGCAGCAGCATCAGCTGCATTTGCAATTCGCTCACAAGAAGAAACTGATTTACAATaccagaaaaagaagagaggaagtCTGGAAACGCCATTAACAAAGGTTAAAACCAGAAAAGATGACATAACCAGGCGACCGTCTaacaaagaaacaacaaatcctg GCCAATCTTCAATAAAGAAGCCAACGGGACATGAAAAGGACTCAATAACTGGAATTCCTTTACCGCCACCAAGACGAAGCCTTGTAGAAACTAGAGCTGATGTGTGGGAGAGGCATAACATGGAGAAGATTAGAAAAAG GTACGAAAAGATGAAATTGTCAATTCATGCCTGggagaataagaagaaaatgcaTGCCAAACTTcataaggaaaagaaaatg GCTGAATTGGAGAACAAAAAGGCACTGTTTCTGCAAAATTACCAGGACAACATAGTACGAATCGACCAGATCACGGAGGGAGCAAGGGCACAactagaacaaaaaagaagaagggaagagaagaaagcaaGAGAAACAGCTAACCGAATCAGGTCGACCGGAAGACTTCCTGTGACTTGTTTCTGCATCCAGTATCACTAA
- the LOC111782620 gene encoding myosin heavy chain, fast skeletal muscle-like isoform X1 produces MFLIVIELVPRIQIRSEVTKLSIFSVLHVQVLAPVHSSKSKDFVSPMLSRRSSSYSSSDLEELIEIETRCRQLKKEKDTLIDSRPQSFELIRRLELHVKSLSEAREEDRLCIENLEKRLTNCTQEIDYLQDQLCLRNTELNYLVDHIENLEFKLVHMERLQVRAGKLEEEVKRSNLESLFLMQKLDDKEKKLRESNSNVEKLEESISSMTLESQCEIEIMKLDMVAMEQRFLETKKVQEEALHLNDKKDRLIWQLQNAQKNIVSLEKEKKELQRELDMTTRNASTFCRSVEDLIENKERSQNTVCFSNVQDSKLTSLLETSCGELFGHLIPKLAVALFVDANSEVKMNEKAKQIQDYELLVKQLKEEVREEKLKAKEEAEDLAQEMAELRYQITGLLEEECKRRACIEQASLQRISQLEAQVLKERNRSFAVARCMCEI; encoded by the exons ATGTTTTTGATTGTTATTGAGTTGGTTCCGAGAATTCAAATTCGATCCGAAGTTACGAAGTTATCGATATTCTCAG TTTTGCATGTCCAGGTACTTGCCCCTGTGCATTCCTCTAAGTCGAAGGATTTTGTTTCACCAATGTTGAGTCGCAGGAGCAGTAGCTATAGTTCATCTGATTTAGAGGAACTTATAGAGATTGAGACAAGATGTCGGCAG ctaaagaaagaaaaggacacACTAATAGATTCACGGCCTCAAAGCTTTGAATTGATAAGG CGACTAGAACTACATGTGAAATCCTTATCAGAAGCACGCGAGGAAGACAGGCTATGCATTGAAAACTTGGAGAAGCGGTTAACAAACTGCACTCAGGAAATAG ATTACCTGCAGGATCAATTATGTTTAAGGAACACAGAATTAAACTACCTGGTTGATCACATTGAAAACCTCGAATTTAAATTAGTTCACATGGAGCGTTTGCAAGTAAGGGCTGGCAAGTTAGAGGAAGAGGTGAAGCGTTCAAACTTAGAGTCCCTCTTCTTGATGCAGAAATTGGATGACAAGGAAAAGAAGCTACGAGAATCAAATTCCAATGTAGAAAAACTTGAGGAGTCCATCTCATCTATGACATTGGAGTCTCAATGTGAAATTGAGATTATGAAATTGGATATGGTGGCCATGGAGCAGCGTTTCTTAGAAACCAAGAAAGTTCAGGAAGAGGCTCTTCATCTGAATGATAAAAAGGATAGATTGATTTGGCAGCTTCAGAATGCACAGAAAAATATCGTATCtctggagaaagaaaaaaaggaacttCAAAGAGAGCTGGATATGACAACAAGAAATGCCTCCACATTTTGTCGAAGTGTTGAGGACTTGATTGAAAACAAGGAAAGATCACAAAATACTGTGTGTTTCTCAAATGTCCAGGATAGCAAGTTGACATCACTACTTGAGACTAG TTGTGGCGAACTCTTCGGCCATCTTATTCCAAAATTAGCAGTTGCACTATTTGTAGATGCAAATTCAGAAGTCAAAATGAATGAGAAGGCAAAGCAGATACAAGATTATGAACTTCTTGTGAAGCAACTGAAG GAGGAGGTAAGAGAGGAGAAGttgaaagcaaaagaagaagcagaggaCCTTGCTCAAGAAATGGCTGAGCTAAGGTACCAAATTACTGGTTTGCTTGAAGAAGAGTGCAAGCGCCGGGCTTGCATTGAACAGGCGTCTTTACAGAGAATTTCTCAGTTAGAGGCACAG GTTCTAAAAGAACGGAACAGATCATTTGCTGTCGCAAGGTGCATGTGCGAGATATAG